A window from Vigna angularis cultivar LongXiaoDou No.4 chromosome 7, ASM1680809v1, whole genome shotgun sequence encodes these proteins:
- the LOC108337847 gene encoding uncharacterized protein LOC108337847 codes for MKLSCLFALLLVVGATVMFLNIFSPTRASDLIETNSGDKATRIAAVSRKLKENGNSNNIGDMGEVSLTDYDVDPVPTSSKFLEPGPIQHGSPLNPYIPKPPPPGDYD; via the exons ATGAAGCTTTCTTGCCTCTTTGCTTTGCTCTTGGTGGTTGGAGCAACCGTGATGTTCCTTAACATCTTTAGTCCTACCAGGGCCTCCG ATTTGATTGAAACCAACAGTGGAGATAAAGCCACACGGATTGCAGCAGTAAGCAGGAAACTGAAG GAAAATGGGAATAGTAACAACATTGGTGATATGGGTGAAGTGAGTCTGACTGATTATGATGTTGATCCAGTGCCAACTTCATCAAAGTTCTTGGAACCTGGACCTATTCAACATGGAAGCCCTCTGAATCCTTACATTCCAAAACCTCCACCTCCTGGAGATTATGACTAA
- the LOC128197827 gene encoding secreted RxLR effector protein 161-like, with protein sequence MKNIPYASAVGSLMYAQVCTRPDIAFAVGVLGRYQSNPGVDHWKAAKKVMRYLQGTKDFMLMYRRTANLEVIGYSDSDYAGCVDSRKSTSGYIFMLADGAVSWSSKKQTLTATSTVEAEFVSCFEASSHGVWLKSFISGLRVVDSIARPLKLYCDNSAAVFMAKNNKSGSRSKHIDIKYLAIRERVKEKKVVIEHVSTELMIADPLTKGMPPKNFKDHVTRMRLGSMM encoded by the coding sequence ATGAAAAATATTCCATATGCTTCAGCTGTCGGAAGTCTTATGTATGCTCAAGTTTGTACTAGACCTGACATTGCATTTGCAGTTGGAGTTTTAGGAAGATATCAGAGTAATCCAGGTGTTGACcactggaaagctgcaaagaaagtaATGAGATATCTTCAAGGAACAAAAGATTTCATGCTCATGTATAGACGAACTGCTAATTTAGAAGTGATTGGCTACTCCGATTCAGACTATGCTGGCTGCGTTGATTCACGAAAATCAACGTCTGGTTACATTTTTATGTTAGCTGATGGAGCAGTATCTTGGAGTAGCAAAAAGCAGACCTTGACTGCTACTTCTACTGTGGAAGCTGAATTCGTTTCTTGTTTTGAGGCTTCTTCACATGGTGTATGGTTGAAGAGTTTTATTTCTGGGCTTAGAGTTGTGGACTCAATTGCTAGGCCACTGAAGTTGTACTGTGATAACTCTGCTGCTGTTTTCATGgctaagaataataaaagtggAAGTCGAAGTAAGCACATCGACATTAAATATCTAGCCATAAGAGAACgtgttaaagaaaagaaagtggttattgagCACGTTAGCACTGAGTTGATGATTGCTGATCCTTTAACTAAAGGCATGCCACCAAAGAATTTTAAGGATCATGTAACGCGAATGAGACTTGGTTCCATGATGTGA
- the LOC108338064 gene encoding transcription initiation factor TFIID subunit 4b isoform X2, which yields MDPSIMKLLEDDEDETMHSGVDVEAFQAALNRDIGGDVSASQFPGSDAVLSQGSNNTSSQSSSQWPTSNHDSQSDGQNQEPKTAQEQHPSEMEPKQHGSLGEHLQHVASQDVNNIHLSQKQSQDDSHQAPAVQVPLHNSQTIGIHNSGKDSVLNKEVVKSHNPSSESQYAKLQQMSNQQATVSEQPSSQVNRSNKQVPFGLLLPILLPQLAKDRAMQLQTLFTKLKKDEIQKDSFVRLMKGIVGDQMLRLALAKVQMQPQARPNQASAGQQLPVRMPTVSSGARQLNDPHALAQMHQRSMNVAVDQSRMSSSAGQTIDSNARKSQEFDVKIESQGLQPNQLTSSTSNSPAQETERASVHIQGLNKQQQHHLHFASAYGNSGGNYNPYSGTTSTSTSSIKPQSHDSHMSQIPHQGIGSNHLGGSTHGLGVIGMPKLEQQNSFNDPKRLPGGSVSSAVNNAASQQTSNAWQPSTNKEQNLGLMSSVSYVKKEPGDLSTEQQNRHNLSKLHGYSSVNSAQLEQSGASQGGLKDEFSRGLPASTSMPPTTSTGLLPHSSASASAVTHLDSSVLIPSNASGIAARPSLKKSAATQKKPLEALGSSPPPSSKKQKTSGGYAEQSIEQLNDVTAVSGVDLREEEEQLFSGPKEDSRVSEASRKAVQEEEERLILQKAPLQKKLIDIMAKCGLKGMSNDVEKCLSLSVEERMRGLISNLIRLSKQRVDFEKTRHRTVVTSDVRQQIMTINRKVREEWDKKQAEAEKLRKLNDVDSNTGGDGDKDKDDGRAKSTKVNKEEDDKMRTNAANVAARAAYGGDDMLSKWQLMAEQAKQKREGGVDVSSGSQPAKDVNRKSSSTSERNTKDNQEGEKRGSTPFLASSVARKLGKSHAMAPQTRVARSISVKDVIAVLEREPQMSKSPLIHRLYEKIHSETPVEQG from the exons ATGGACCCATCTATCATGAAGCTTCTAGAAGATGACGAG GATGAAACAATGCATTCAGGGGTGGATGTGGAAGCCTTCCAGGCTGCTCTAAATAGAGATATAGGAGGAGATGTGTCTGCTTCTCAGTTTCCTGGTTCAGATGCAG TGTTGTCTCAAGGAAGCAATAATACATCAAGTCAATCTTCATCACAGTGGCCTACTTCTAACCATGACAGCCAAAGTGATGGTCAAAATCAAGAGCCTAAAACTGCACAAGAGCAACATCCATCTGAGATGGAGCCAAAGCAACATGGGTCTCTTGGCGAACACCTTCAGCATGTTGCTTCTCAGGATgtaaataatattcatttatcACAGAAACAATCTCAAGATGACAGTCACCAAGCACCTGCTGTACAAGTTCCCCTCCACAATTCTCAAACTATTGGAATTCATAATTCTGGAAAGGATTCAGTGCTTAATAAAGAAGTAGTAAAGAGTCATAATCCCAGCAGTGAATCTCAGTATGCAAAGTTGCAGCAGATGAGTAATCAACAGGCTACAGTCTCTGAGCAGCCAAGTAGCCAAGTAAATCGTAGTAATAAACAAGTACCATTTGGCCTGTTGCTACCCATCTTGCTTCCTCAACTTGCCAAAGACAGAGCCATGCAACTTCAAACCTTGTTTACTAAATTGAAG AAAGACGAAATACAGAAAGACAGTTTTGTGCGGCTTATGAAAGGTATCGTGGGGGACCAGATGCTTAGATTAGCATTAGCAAAGGTGCAAATGCAACCTCAG GCAAGGCCCAATCAAGCATCTGCCGGGCAGCAGCTTCCTGTAAGGATGCCAACTGTTAGTTCAGGTGCTAGACAATTGAACGATCCCCATGCTTTAGCACAGATGCATCAAAGAAGTATGAATGTTGCCGTTGACCAATCTCGCATGAGTTCTTCAGCTGGCCAAACCATAGATAGCAATGCTAGAAAATCTCAGGAATTTGATGTTAAAATAGAATCTCAAGGATTGCAACCAAACCAGTTGACGTCTTCCACTTCCAACTCTCCAGCTCAAGAAACAGAAAGAGCATCAGTTCACATACAAGGGCTCAATAAGCAGCAGCAACATCATCTACATTTTGCATCAGCATATGGAAACAGTGGTGGTAACTATAACCCTTATTCTGGGACAACAAGCACTTCCACTTCGTCTATCAAACCGCAATCACATGATTCACACATGAGTCAAATTCCTCATCAAGGTATTGGTTCAAATCACTTAGGTGGGTCAACACATGGTTTGGGTGTAATTGGTATGCCAAAACTTGAACAGCAGAATTCTTTCAATGATCCCAAGAGACTGCCAGGTGGATCTGTGTCCTCTGCTGTAAACAATGCAGCATCTCAACAAACTTCAAATGCTTGGCAACCATCAacaaacaaagaacaaaatttGGGCTTAATGTCATCTGTTTCTTATGTCAAGAAGGAACCTGGTGACTTGTCTACTGAGCAGCAAAATAGGCATAATTTGTCTAAATTGCATGGGTATTCTTCTGTTAATTCTGCTCAGCTTGAACAGAGTGGTGCCAGTCAAGGAGGTCTAAAAGACGAGTTTTCAAGAGGTCTTCCAGCATCTACAAGCATGCCACCTACAACATCTACTGGCTTGCTACCACACAGTTCTGCTTCTGCTTCTGCCGTGACCCACCTAGATTCCAGTGTCTTG ATTCCATCAAATGCTTCTGGAATTGCTGCAAGGCCATCTCTTAAAAAGTCTGCTGCTACCCAAAAGAAACCACTTGAAGCACTTGGTTCCTCACCTCCTCCTTCTAG taaaaaacaaaaaacttctGGGGGATATGCTGAACAAAGCATTGAACAACTTAATGACGTCACTGCTGTTAGTGGAGTTGACCTCAGG GAAGAGGAAGAGCAGTTATTTTCAGGGCCCAAAGAGGATAGTCGAGTGTCAGAAGCATCTCGAAAGGCTGTgcaagaagaagaggagaggcTGATCTTGCAGAAAGCTCCattgcaaaaaaaattaattgacaTCA TGGCCAAATGTGGCTTGAAGGGTATGAGCAATGATGTGGAGAAATGCTTGTCACTG AGTGTGGAGGAAAGGATGCGCGGACTGATAAGTAACCTGATTAGATTATCAAAACAG AGGGTTGATTTTGAGAAAACGAGACATCGGACTGTTGTCACTTCAGATGTTCGGCAGCAAATCATGACAATAAATAGGAAAGTAAGGGAAGAGTGGGATAAAAAACAGGCGGAAGCAGAGAAGCTTCGGAAACTAAATGAT GTTGACAGCAATACTGGAGGTGATGGTGACAAGGATAAGGACGACGGCCGTGCTAAATCAACAAAG GTGAACAAGGAAGAGGATGACAAGATGAGGACAAATGCTGCAAATGTTGCTGCTCGTGCTGCTTATGGGGGAGATGACATGCTGTCGAAGTGGCAACTTATGGCTGAGCAAGCCAAGCAGAAACGTGAAGGGGGAGTAGACGTGTCATCTGGGTCTCAACCAGCTAAAGATGTGAACCGCAAATCTTCATCAACATCTGAAAGAAATACAAAGGATAACCAAGAAGGGGAGAAAAGAGGTTCAACCCCTTTTCTAGCAAGTTCAG TGGCCAGAAAACTCGGGAAGAGTCATGCCATGGCCCCTCAAACTAGGGTAGCTCGAAGCATCTCTGTCAAGGATGTGATTGCAGTCCTGGAGAGGGAGCCCCAAATGTCTAAATCCCCACTCATACATCGCTTGTACGAGAAAATTCATTCTGAAACCCCAGTTGAACAAGGTTAA
- the LOC108338064 gene encoding transcription initiation factor TFIID subunit 4b isoform X1: protein MDPSIMKLLEDDEDETMHSGVDVEAFQAALNRDIGGDVSASQFPGSDAVLSQGSNNTSSQSSSQWPTSNHDSQSDGQNQEPKTAQEQHPSEMEPKQHGSLGEHLQHVASQDVNNIHLSQKQSQDDSHQAPAVQVPLHNSQTIGIHNSGKDSVLNKEVVKSHNPSSESQYAKLQQMSNQQATVSEQPSSQVNRSNKQVPFGLLLPILLPQLAKDRAMQLQTLFTKLKKDEIQKDSFVRLMKGIVGDQMLRLALAKVQMQPQARPNQASAGQQLPVRMPTVSSGARQLNDPHALAQMHQRSMNVAVDQSRMSSSAGQTIDSNARKSQEFDVKIESQGLQPNQLTSSTSNSPAQETERASVHIQGLNKQQQHHLHFASAYGNSGGNYNPYSGTTSTSTSSIKPQSHDSHMSQIPHQGIGSNHLGGSTHGLGVIGMPKLEQQNSFNDPKRLPGGSVSSAVNNAASQQTSNAWQPSTNKEQNLGLMSSVSYVKKEPGDLSTEQQNRHNLSKLHGYSSVNSAQLEQSGASQGGLKDEFSRGLPASTSMPPTTSTGLLPHSSASASAVTHLDSSVLLSSQIPSNASGIAARPSLKKSAATQKKPLEALGSSPPPSSKKQKTSGGYAEQSIEQLNDVTAVSGVDLREEEEQLFSGPKEDSRVSEASRKAVQEEEERLILQKAPLQKKLIDIMAKCGLKGMSNDVEKCLSLSVEERMRGLISNLIRLSKQRVDFEKTRHRTVVTSDVRQQIMTINRKVREEWDKKQAEAEKLRKLNDVDSNTGGDGDKDKDDGRAKSTKVNKEEDDKMRTNAANVAARAAYGGDDMLSKWQLMAEQAKQKREGGVDVSSGSQPAKDVNRKSSSTSERNTKDNQEGEKRGSTPFLASSVARKLGKSHAMAPQTRVARSISVKDVIAVLEREPQMSKSPLIHRLYEKIHSETPVEQG from the exons ATGGACCCATCTATCATGAAGCTTCTAGAAGATGACGAG GATGAAACAATGCATTCAGGGGTGGATGTGGAAGCCTTCCAGGCTGCTCTAAATAGAGATATAGGAGGAGATGTGTCTGCTTCTCAGTTTCCTGGTTCAGATGCAG TGTTGTCTCAAGGAAGCAATAATACATCAAGTCAATCTTCATCACAGTGGCCTACTTCTAACCATGACAGCCAAAGTGATGGTCAAAATCAAGAGCCTAAAACTGCACAAGAGCAACATCCATCTGAGATGGAGCCAAAGCAACATGGGTCTCTTGGCGAACACCTTCAGCATGTTGCTTCTCAGGATgtaaataatattcatttatcACAGAAACAATCTCAAGATGACAGTCACCAAGCACCTGCTGTACAAGTTCCCCTCCACAATTCTCAAACTATTGGAATTCATAATTCTGGAAAGGATTCAGTGCTTAATAAAGAAGTAGTAAAGAGTCATAATCCCAGCAGTGAATCTCAGTATGCAAAGTTGCAGCAGATGAGTAATCAACAGGCTACAGTCTCTGAGCAGCCAAGTAGCCAAGTAAATCGTAGTAATAAACAAGTACCATTTGGCCTGTTGCTACCCATCTTGCTTCCTCAACTTGCCAAAGACAGAGCCATGCAACTTCAAACCTTGTTTACTAAATTGAAG AAAGACGAAATACAGAAAGACAGTTTTGTGCGGCTTATGAAAGGTATCGTGGGGGACCAGATGCTTAGATTAGCATTAGCAAAGGTGCAAATGCAACCTCAG GCAAGGCCCAATCAAGCATCTGCCGGGCAGCAGCTTCCTGTAAGGATGCCAACTGTTAGTTCAGGTGCTAGACAATTGAACGATCCCCATGCTTTAGCACAGATGCATCAAAGAAGTATGAATGTTGCCGTTGACCAATCTCGCATGAGTTCTTCAGCTGGCCAAACCATAGATAGCAATGCTAGAAAATCTCAGGAATTTGATGTTAAAATAGAATCTCAAGGATTGCAACCAAACCAGTTGACGTCTTCCACTTCCAACTCTCCAGCTCAAGAAACAGAAAGAGCATCAGTTCACATACAAGGGCTCAATAAGCAGCAGCAACATCATCTACATTTTGCATCAGCATATGGAAACAGTGGTGGTAACTATAACCCTTATTCTGGGACAACAAGCACTTCCACTTCGTCTATCAAACCGCAATCACATGATTCACACATGAGTCAAATTCCTCATCAAGGTATTGGTTCAAATCACTTAGGTGGGTCAACACATGGTTTGGGTGTAATTGGTATGCCAAAACTTGAACAGCAGAATTCTTTCAATGATCCCAAGAGACTGCCAGGTGGATCTGTGTCCTCTGCTGTAAACAATGCAGCATCTCAACAAACTTCAAATGCTTGGCAACCATCAacaaacaaagaacaaaatttGGGCTTAATGTCATCTGTTTCTTATGTCAAGAAGGAACCTGGTGACTTGTCTACTGAGCAGCAAAATAGGCATAATTTGTCTAAATTGCATGGGTATTCTTCTGTTAATTCTGCTCAGCTTGAACAGAGTGGTGCCAGTCAAGGAGGTCTAAAAGACGAGTTTTCAAGAGGTCTTCCAGCATCTACAAGCATGCCACCTACAACATCTACTGGCTTGCTACCACACAGTTCTGCTTCTGCTTCTGCCGTGACCCACCTAGATTCCAGTGTCTTG CTAAGCTCTCAGATTCCATCAAATGCTTCTGGAATTGCTGCAAGGCCATCTCTTAAAAAGTCTGCTGCTACCCAAAAGAAACCACTTGAAGCACTTGGTTCCTCACCTCCTCCTTCTAG taaaaaacaaaaaacttctGGGGGATATGCTGAACAAAGCATTGAACAACTTAATGACGTCACTGCTGTTAGTGGAGTTGACCTCAGG GAAGAGGAAGAGCAGTTATTTTCAGGGCCCAAAGAGGATAGTCGAGTGTCAGAAGCATCTCGAAAGGCTGTgcaagaagaagaggagaggcTGATCTTGCAGAAAGCTCCattgcaaaaaaaattaattgacaTCA TGGCCAAATGTGGCTTGAAGGGTATGAGCAATGATGTGGAGAAATGCTTGTCACTG AGTGTGGAGGAAAGGATGCGCGGACTGATAAGTAACCTGATTAGATTATCAAAACAG AGGGTTGATTTTGAGAAAACGAGACATCGGACTGTTGTCACTTCAGATGTTCGGCAGCAAATCATGACAATAAATAGGAAAGTAAGGGAAGAGTGGGATAAAAAACAGGCGGAAGCAGAGAAGCTTCGGAAACTAAATGAT GTTGACAGCAATACTGGAGGTGATGGTGACAAGGATAAGGACGACGGCCGTGCTAAATCAACAAAG GTGAACAAGGAAGAGGATGACAAGATGAGGACAAATGCTGCAAATGTTGCTGCTCGTGCTGCTTATGGGGGAGATGACATGCTGTCGAAGTGGCAACTTATGGCTGAGCAAGCCAAGCAGAAACGTGAAGGGGGAGTAGACGTGTCATCTGGGTCTCAACCAGCTAAAGATGTGAACCGCAAATCTTCATCAACATCTGAAAGAAATACAAAGGATAACCAAGAAGGGGAGAAAAGAGGTTCAACCCCTTTTCTAGCAAGTTCAG TGGCCAGAAAACTCGGGAAGAGTCATGCCATGGCCCCTCAAACTAGGGTAGCTCGAAGCATCTCTGTCAAGGATGTGATTGCAGTCCTGGAGAGGGAGCCCCAAATGTCTAAATCCCCACTCATACATCGCTTGTACGAGAAAATTCATTCTGAAACCCCAGTTGAACAAGGTTAA
- the LOC108338568 gene encoding acyl-CoA-binding domain-containing protein 3 isoform X1, with product MEFLTVVDDFFVTASLALLLTFIVLKLVEAVNDIHATPKRHLPPQPLSPLSHAERFMVQRAQSKTKVRFISPVHSVTEYKIQNPTVEPVPHGKLFSAQPAQIKSVEIECEEATIEPVPPVQPAESKDTICCIGPVQAATSSDIERKIEEAVVEFDSNVVLESLVKSQTDIAVIEEIAEANEGTTREFDEKRDVENVEDPSTEIEVSAVENGVKENDYNDDDDDDWEGIERSELEKEFMAATEFVTNEGDRLESVGSNVKMDLYGLHKVATEGPCREPQPMPLKLSARAKWNAWQKLGNMNPEVAMEQYISLLSNKFPEWMKDTSTGISGHEHTKPEVSESAASDLRTTWSHQQLILANRELEQESYSEERSPLAESDLNNNVNK from the exons ATGGAGTTTTTAACCGTGGTGGATGATTTTTTTGTCACGGCGTCTCTGGCTCTTCTTCTCACTTTCATCGTCTTGAAGCTCGTCGAGGCCGTCAACGACATTCACGCCACACCAAAACGTCACCTCCCTCCCCAACCGCTCTCTCCGCTTTCTCATGCCGAACGCTTTATGGTTCAGCGCGCTCAAAGCAAGACCAAGGTCCGTTTTATTAGTCCGGTTCACTCTGTAACCGAATACAAGATACAAAACCCCACGGTCGAACCGGTTCCTCACGGGAAACTGTTCTCTGCTCAGCCGGCTCAAATTAAGAGTGTAGAAATCGAATGTGAAGAAGCTACGATCGAACCGGTTCCACCGGTTCAGCCCGCTGAAAGCAAGGACACGATCTGTTGTATTGGTCCGGTTCAAGCTGCCACGTCATCAGACATTGAGCGCAAGATAGAAGAGGCTGTGGTGGAATTCGATTCCAACGTTGTTCTCGAGTCACTGGTAAAATCACAAACAGACATTGCTGTTATAGAGGAAATAGCAGAGGCTAATGAGGGAACAACACGAGAGTTTGACGAGAAGAGGGACGTGGAAAATGTTGAAGACCCTTCCACTGAAATTGAAGTTTCTGCTGTAGAAAACGGCGTGAAAGAGAATGATtacaatgatgatgatgatgatgattggGAAGGGATTGAGAGGAGCGAGTTGGAGAAAGAGTTTATGGCAGCTACGGAATTTGTTACTAACGAGGGTGATCGATTGGAGAGTGTTGGAAGCAACGTGAAAATGGATTTGTATGGGCTTCACAAGGTTGCCACGGAAGGGCCTTGCCGTGAACCTCAGCCAATGCCTCTCAAGCTCTCTGCACGTGCCAAGTG GAATGCTTGGCAAAAGCTGGGGAACATGAATCCAGAGGTTGCAATGGAGCAGTATATCAGCCTTCTTTCGAACAAATTTCCTGAATGGATGAAAGATACTTCAACT GGAATTAGTGGTCATGAACACACAAAGCCTGAAGTTTCTGAGTCCGCTGCTTCTGATCTGAGAACAACTTGGTCTCATCAGCAACTGATCTTAGCTAATAG GGAACTTGAACAAGAGTCTTATTCCGAGGAGCGTAGCCCACTTGCAGAGTCAGATTTAAATAACAAT GTTAACAAATGA
- the LOC108338568 gene encoding acyl-CoA-binding domain-containing protein 3 isoform X2, producing MEFLTVVDDFFVTASLALLLTFIVLKLVEAVNDIHATPKRHLPPQPLSPLSHAERFMVQRAQSKTKVRFISPVHSVTEYKIQNPTVEPVPHGKLFSAQPAQIKSVEIECEEATIEPVPPVQPAESKDTICCIGPVQAATSSDIERKIEEAVVEFDSNVVLESLVKSQTDIAVIEEIAEANEGTTREFDEKRDVENVEDPSTEIEVSAVENGVKENDYNDDDDDDWEGIERSELEKEFMAATEFVTNEGDRLESVGSNVKMDLYGLHKVATEGPCREPQPMPLKLSARAKWELVVMNTQSLKFLSPLLLI from the exons ATGGAGTTTTTAACCGTGGTGGATGATTTTTTTGTCACGGCGTCTCTGGCTCTTCTTCTCACTTTCATCGTCTTGAAGCTCGTCGAGGCCGTCAACGACATTCACGCCACACCAAAACGTCACCTCCCTCCCCAACCGCTCTCTCCGCTTTCTCATGCCGAACGCTTTATGGTTCAGCGCGCTCAAAGCAAGACCAAGGTCCGTTTTATTAGTCCGGTTCACTCTGTAACCGAATACAAGATACAAAACCCCACGGTCGAACCGGTTCCTCACGGGAAACTGTTCTCTGCTCAGCCGGCTCAAATTAAGAGTGTAGAAATCGAATGTGAAGAAGCTACGATCGAACCGGTTCCACCGGTTCAGCCCGCTGAAAGCAAGGACACGATCTGTTGTATTGGTCCGGTTCAAGCTGCCACGTCATCAGACATTGAGCGCAAGATAGAAGAGGCTGTGGTGGAATTCGATTCCAACGTTGTTCTCGAGTCACTGGTAAAATCACAAACAGACATTGCTGTTATAGAGGAAATAGCAGAGGCTAATGAGGGAACAACACGAGAGTTTGACGAGAAGAGGGACGTGGAAAATGTTGAAGACCCTTCCACTGAAATTGAAGTTTCTGCTGTAGAAAACGGCGTGAAAGAGAATGATtacaatgatgatgatgatgatgattggGAAGGGATTGAGAGGAGCGAGTTGGAGAAAGAGTTTATGGCAGCTACGGAATTTGTTACTAACGAGGGTGATCGATTGGAGAGTGTTGGAAGCAACGTGAAAATGGATTTGTATGGGCTTCACAAGGTTGCCACGGAAGGGCCTTGCCGTGAACCTCAGCCAATGCCTCTCAAGCTCTCTGCACGTGCCAAGTG GGAATTAGTGGTCATGAACACACAAAGCCTGAAGTTTCTGAGTCCGCTGCTTCTGATCTGA